A stretch of the Malus sylvestris chromosome 10, drMalSylv7.2, whole genome shotgun sequence genome encodes the following:
- the LOC126584557 gene encoding chaperone protein dnaJ 16-like has translation MALKYHTDKNANDTKAADTFKEVMFSYNILFDPNKRRRYDTADFQAVETESHYLELDLSSLGAVNTIFAALFSKLGMPIKTIVSVIVLDEALNGMVTARPLPLGHSITKKFLERERKQRFGAIHLPWRSRESARSAIVKDPLLLLLEVHQRHNSFLAQIEGAVLDLNRILFVPHRITIVRTPSSMVMAVGHQAITYQGKVLG, from the exons ATGGCTCTCAAGTACCATACTGACAAAAACGCTAATGACACTAAAGCAGCTGATACCTTCAAGGAGGTCATGTTTTcttataatatattatttgaTCCAAACAAACGGCGTCGGTATGACACTGCCGACTTTCAGGCTGTTGAAACAGAAAGCCACTACTTGGAGCTAGATCTTTCAAGTTTGGGTGCTGTAAATACTATTTTTGCTGCCCTTTTTAGTAAACTTGGAATGCCAATAAAGACCATTGTATCAGTTATTGTCTTGGATGAGGCACTAAATGGCATGGTCACTGCCCGTCCACTTCCATTGGGGCACTCTATAACGAAAaagtttttagagagagagagaaaacagAGATTCGGTGCTATTCATCTTCCATGGAGAAGCAGAGAATCTGCAAGATCTGCAATAG TCAAAGATCCTCTGCTTCTCCTCCTAGAAGTTCATCAACGTCACAATTCATTTCTTGCTCAGATCGAAGGTGCAGTCTTGGATCTCAATCGGATTCTATTTGTTCCACACAGAATAACCATTGTTCGTACACCTTCCAGTATGGTGATGGCAGTGGGACATCAGGCTATTACGTATCAAGGCAAGGTGCTCGGGTAG